One genomic region from Campylobacter sp. RM5004 encodes:
- a CDS encoding hydrogenase/urease maturation nickel metallochaperone HypA: MHEMAIVNNLLDECERIKVANNARKITRVKVSLGRLSGVEEHYFKEAFKAFTSDEDSSYFNAKLEIVLKELELLCNDCNKQFIQDKNEFSCIYCNSKNVKVISGEELLLEQLELE, translated from the coding sequence ATGCATGAAATGGCTATTGTAAATAATCTCTTAGATGAGTGTGAAAGAATCAAAGTAGCAAATAACGCTAGAAAAATTACTAGAGTAAAAGTTAGTTTAGGTAGGCTTAGTGGTGTTGAAGAGCATTATTTTAAAGAAGCTTTTAAAGCATTTACTAGTGATGAAGATTCAAGCTATTTTAATGCTAAATTAGAAATAGTTTTAAAAGAATTAGAGCTTTTATGTAATGATTGTAATAAGCAATTTATTCAAGATAAAAACGAGTTTTCTTGTATTTATTGCAATAGTAAAAATGTAAAAGTAATTAGTGGTGAAGAGCTGCTTTTAGAACAGCTTGAATTAGAATAA
- a CDS encoding citrate lyase acyl carrier protein, translating into MISVGTIESNDCLINIKKHNKFELIFINEEENPYANHIKNLIKNYCKEHSISKVFIEINDKGALDFCILARLKTAIERLGK; encoded by the coding sequence ATGATTAGCGTTGGAACTATTGAATCAAATGATTGCCTAATAAATATAAAAAAGCATAATAAATTTGAACTCATTTTTATAAATGAAGAAGAAAATCCTTATGCAAATCATATTAAAAACCTAATTAAAAATTATTGCAAAGAACATTCTATTTCAAAGGTTTTTATTGAGATTAATGATAAAGGTGCTTTAGATTTTTGTATCTTAGCAAGACTAAAAACTGCAATAGAAAGGCTAGGAAAATGA
- the queA gene encoding tRNA preQ1(34) S-adenosylmethionine ribosyltransferase-isomerase QueA, which yields MLDNLLSSYDYELPSELIAKYPANPVDSARLLVYERSSGKITHSVFYDLAKFLPECALIFNDTKVFKARFYGNKLSGAKCELFINKILANNEFLVQIRARVKENDFLIFEDDLMAKVLSLNEDGTRIVKFYKNNEELNTQEVLTISEKIGHIPLPPYLKRMDNSEDEITYQSLFAKNIGAVAAPTASLHFTPRVIESLKDKKSAYITLHVGAGTFASVESENINEHKMHSEYFSLSDEAISLIDSKIPILGVGTTATRTIEYYARTKLKSGECDLFLNPFNKPIRQNYLLTNFHLPKSTLIMLVASFIGRQNTLKLYDEAIKNNYKFYSYGDAMLII from the coding sequence ATGCTTGATAATTTACTAAGTTCTTATGATTATGAATTGCCTAGCGAATTAATCGCTAAATATCCAGCAAATCCAGTTGATAGTGCAAGATTATTGGTATATGAGAGATCAAGTGGCAAAATAACTCATAGTGTGTTTTATGATTTAGCGAAATTTTTGCCTGAATGTGCTTTGATTTTTAATGATACTAAGGTTTTTAAGGCTAGATTTTATGGTAATAAACTAAGTGGAGCAAAATGCGAATTATTTATAAATAAAATCTTGGCTAATAATGAGTTTTTAGTTCAAATTAGAGCAAGAGTTAAAGAAAATGATTTTTTAATTTTTGAAGATGATTTAATGGCTAAGGTTTTAAGTCTAAATGAAGATGGCACAAGAATTGTTAAGTTTTATAAAAACAATGAAGAATTAAACACTCAAGAAGTCTTAACAATAAGCGAAAAAATAGGGCATATCCCACTTCCACCATATCTTAAAAGAATGGATAATAGTGAAGATGAGATAACTTATCAAAGCCTATTTGCAAAAAATATAGGTGCAGTTGCAGCTCCAACGGCTTCTTTGCACTTTACTCCAAGAGTTATTGAGAGTTTAAAAGACAAAAAAAGTGCTTATATTACTTTGCATGTTGGTGCAGGAACATTTGCTAGTGTTGAGAGTGAAAATATAAATGAGCATAAAATGCATAGCGAGTATTTTTCATTAAGCGATGAAGCTATAAGCTTAATTGATAGCAAAATACCTATTTTAGGAGTTGGCACTACGGCTACTAGAACCATAGAATATTATGCAAGAACAAAGCTTAAGAGTGGAGAGTGTGATTTATTTTTAAATCCATTTAATAAACCTATTAGGCAAAATTATTTGCTTACTAATTTTCACTTACCAAAATCAACTTTGATTATGCTTGTAGCAAGCTTTATAGGTAGGCAAAACACTTTAAAGCTTTATGATGAAGCTATTAAAAACAATTATAAATTTTATTCATACGGCGATGCAATGCTAATTATTTAA
- a CDS encoding response regulator — translation MIKTIIVEDDLMVQDINKNILLSVEGFCLKASFCEVSSAISYLLNNEIDLILLDLTLPNTDGIELIRKIKSEFSKIDIIVISARNDSLSLQKSLNLGVIDYILKPFKQNRLESSLNQYKLRKELLLSEINQENIDKALYKQIDDLPKGIDKNSLALIKENIKNFSTWFNVNELENLVGISKISLRKYLNYLEQTNYLSSKLEYKAKGRPQIYYKIN, via the coding sequence ATGATTAAGACAATAATAGTTGAAGATGATTTAATGGTTCAAGATATTAACAAAAACATACTTTTATCGGTTGAAGGTTTTTGTTTAAAGGCTAGTTTTTGTGAAGTAAGTAGTGCGATAAGCTATTTATTAAATAATGAAATTGATTTAATCTTGCTTGATTTAACTCTACCTAATACCGATGGTATTGAGCTAATTAGAAAAATAAAAAGTGAATTTAGCAAGATTGATATTATTGTAATTTCTGCTAGAAATGATAGCCTAAGCTTACAAAAAAGCTTAAATCTAGGTGTAATTGATTATATTCTAAAACCTTTTAAGCAAAATAGACTTGAAAGCTCTCTAAATCAATATAAATTAAGAAAAGAATTATTATTAAGTGAAATAAATCAAGAAAATATTGACAAAGCTCTTTATAAACAAATTGATGATTTACCAAAAGGAATTGATAAAAACTCGCTAGCTTTAATAAAAGAAAATATAAAAAATTTTAGCACTTGGTTTAATGTAAATGAACTAGAAAACTTAGTAGGAATTTCTAAAATATCTCTTAGAAAATATTTAAATTATTTAGAACAAACAAATTACCTAAGCTCAAAATTAGAATATAAAGCCAAAGGAAGACCTCAGATTTATTATAAAATCAATTAA
- the citF gene encoding citrate lyase subunit alpha, with translation MNIDYIKDYGEVIPFSGAFNLKPKERLVKKQIKLSTPNDNKVYTNVKELIKKTGLKSGDTISFHHHLRNGDKVVGIILKACEELGIKDLKLAISAIFPTHDFIVDFAKKGIITQIDTNYCTGKVANAISNGLFKKVAIFRTHGGRARAIYAGDLEIDVAFIAASATDNAGNINGTMGKNAFGSIGYAMPDADCAKVSVAVSDTIYPYPLSNPSITQDKIDYVLIVDEIGDPNGIKSGTTDITKDPIQLKIAKTTANLIDESGLLKDGFSFQTGAGGISLASAHYVKEIMKEKNIKGSFIMGGITAYLVNLYNEGYFSNIFDVQGFDLEALKSLQTNPNHYEVSSSLYANIHTSSPIVNRLDCVVLGATEVDTRFNTNVMTSSNGMIMGGSGGHSDAAAGAKLAIITTNLIRTRKAIVKEKINSITTPGESINALVCEYGIALNDKTLAKTLKNSRLKILDIKDLASIANDICGICEYKKSNKRIVAVVEYRDGSVIDVIRQI, from the coding sequence ATGAATATTGATTACATAAAAGATTATGGAGAAGTTATTCCTTTTAGCGGAGCATTTAATTTAAAGCCTAAAGAAAGATTAGTAAAAAAGCAAATAAAATTATCAACTCCAAATGATAATAAAGTCTATACAAATGTAAAAGAATTAATCAAAAAAACAGGCTTAAAAAGTGGAGATACAATATCATTTCATCATCATCTAAGAAATGGCGATAAGGTTGTAGGAATTATTCTAAAAGCTTGCGAAGAATTAGGCATAAAAGACTTAAAATTAGCAATTAGTGCGATATTTCCAACTCATGATTTTATAGTGGATTTCGCTAAAAAAGGAATAATTACTCAAATAGATACAAACTATTGCACAGGAAAAGTTGCAAATGCAATTTCTAATGGCTTGTTTAAAAAAGTTGCTATTTTTAGAACCCATGGTGGTCGTGCTAGAGCAATTTATGCAGGGGATTTAGAAATTGATGTAGCATTTATTGCAGCAAGTGCGACAGATAACGCAGGAAATATAAATGGAACAATGGGTAAAAATGCCTTTGGCTCAATCGGTTATGCTATGCCTGATGCTGATTGTGCTAAGGTTAGCGTTGCAGTAAGTGATACAATTTATCCTTATCCGCTAAGTAATCCTAGCATTACTCAAGATAAAATTGATTATGTTTTAATAGTTGATGAAATAGGCGATCCAAATGGTATTAAATCAGGCACAACAGATATTACAAAAGATCCAATTCAACTAAAAATTGCTAAAACAACAGCTAATTTAATAGATGAGAGCGGACTTTTAAAAGATGGCTTTTCATTTCAAACAGGAGCTGGTGGAATAAGCCTTGCAAGCGCTCATTATGTAAAAGAAATTATGAAAGAAAAGAATATTAAAGGCTCATTTATTATGGGTGGAATAACTGCTTATTTAGTTAATTTATATAATGAAGGTTATTTTAGTAATATTTTTGATGTTCAAGGATTTGATTTGGAGGCTTTAAAATCATTACAAACTAATCCTAATCATTACGAAGTTAGCTCAAGTTTATATGCAAATATTCACACAAGTTCTCCTATCGTAAATAGACTTGATTGCGTTGTTTTAGGAGCTACTGAAGTTGATACTAGATTTAATACCAATGTAATGACAAGCTCAAACGGGATGATTATGGGTGGAAGTGGTGGTCATAGCGACGCTGCTGCAGGTGCAAAACTAGCAATAATTACTACTAATTTAATTAGAACTAGAAAAGCTATCGTAAAAGAAAAAATAAACTCAATTACAACTCCAGGCGAAAGCATTAACGCACTTGTTTGCGAATACGGAATTGCACTAAATGACAAAACTTTAGCAAAAACTCTAAAGAACTCAAGGTTAAAAATCCTTGATATAAAAGACTTAGCTAGTATTGCAAATGATATTTGTGGAATTTGCGAGTATAAAAAATCAAATAAAAGAATAGTAGCTGTTGTTGAATATCGCGATGGCAGTGTAATTGATGTAATAAGACAAATCTAA
- a CDS encoding aldolase/citrate lyase family protein: MRRTLLFIPGNNAGNIQNAGLFGADAIIFDLEDAVSPMQKDSALNLVCNALNMLNYECEKIVRINLENAKNDILALSKTKINSILIPKAENVKEIKELIKYTRNLNSEIEILLLIETPLGLLNAKELAFLDGVSALCFGAEDYTSEIGARRSESGVEIDYARNYLLNVCKAAKIDAIDTPYTDTNNEAGLIADTTYIKNLGFDGKLVISPRHIDIIHNCFKPSQKEIIWANQVLDAIKEAESKKSGVISLNGKMIDAPIVNRAKKILKEIL, encoded by the coding sequence ATGAGAAGAACATTATTATTTATTCCAGGAAATAATGCAGGTAATATTCAAAATGCAGGATTATTCGGAGCTGACGCTATTATATTTGACTTAGAAGACGCAGTAAGTCCTATGCAAAAAGATAGTGCTTTAAATCTAGTTTGCAATGCTTTAAATATGCTAAATTATGAATGCGAAAAAATCGTTAGAATTAATTTAGAGAATGCAAAAAATGATATTTTAGCACTATCAAAAACTAAAATTAATAGCATTTTAATTCCAAAAGCAGAAAATGTAAAAGAGATTAAAGAACTTATAAAATACACAAGGAATTTAAATTCGGAAATTGAAATTTTACTTTTAATAGAAACCCCACTTGGTTTATTAAATGCTAAAGAATTAGCGTTTTTAGATGGAGTTAGTGCGCTTTGTTTTGGAGCAGAAGATTATACAAGCGAAATTGGTGCAAGAAGAAGCGAGAGTGGAGTTGAGATTGATTATGCTAGAAATTACTTATTAAATGTATGTAAGGCTGCAAAAATTGATGCAATAGATACACCTTACACTGATACAAATAATGAAGCTGGATTAATAGCTGATACAACTTATATTAAAAATCTAGGCTTTGATGGTAAATTAGTAATTAGCCCAAGGCATATTGATATTATTCATAATTGCTTTAAACCTAGCCAAAAAGAAATAATTTGGGCTAATCAAGTATTAGATGCTATTAAAGAAGCTGAGAGTAAAAAAAGTGGAGTAATTTCACTAAATGGCAAAATGATTGATGCACCTATTGTAAATCGTGCTAAAAAGATATTAAAGGAGATTTTATGA
- the tatC gene encoding twin-arginine translocase subunit TatC gives MFEELKPHLVELRKRLFISVVALILAFFVCFAFWKPILHFICVPLMNVLPKGSEIIFYKPQENFFTAMQVSLFAALLASLPVILWQAWRFVEPGLYENEKRFVVPFVLSATIMFLIGAAFCYYLVVPIAFDFLINFGGGEYKAMPSVAEYVSIFTKLVIAFGLGYELPVAIFFLAKIGLVTDKTLIRNFRVAILIIFIFAAIMTPPDVFSQFLMAIPLIGLYAISIYIAKVVNPADPDIDGDDEEQELLEDKNA, from the coding sequence ATGTTTGAAGAATTAAAACCACATTTAGTAGAACTTAGAAAAAGATTATTTATAAGTGTTGTTGCTTTAATTTTAGCATTTTTTGTGTGTTTTGCGTTTTGGAAACCTATACTTCATTTTATTTGTGTTCCACTTATGAATGTATTGCCTAAAGGCTCTGAAATTATTTTTTATAAACCTCAAGAAAATTTCTTCACAGCAATGCAAGTTTCGTTATTTGCAGCGCTTTTGGCATCTTTACCTGTTATTTTATGGCAAGCGTGGAGATTTGTAGAACCTGGACTTTATGAGAATGAAAAAAGATTTGTAGTGCCTTTTGTATTGAGTGCAACAATAATGTTTTTAATAGGTGCAGCTTTTTGTTATTATTTGGTTGTTCCTATTGCATTTGATTTTTTGATTAATTTTGGTGGCGGAGAGTATAAAGCTATGCCTTCGGTTGCCGAATATGTAAGTATTTTTACAAAGCTTGTAATTGCTTTTGGTTTAGGTTATGAGCTACCTGTTGCTATATTTTTCTTAGCAAAAATAGGTCTTGTAACTGATAAAACTTTGATAAGAAATTTTAGAGTTGCGATTTTAATTATCTTTATTTTTGCAGCGATAATGACTCCGCCTGATGTGTTTTCTCAATTTTTAATGGCTATACCGCTTATTGGACTTTATGCGATTTCTATTTATATTGCTAAAGTTGTAAATCCTGCTGATCCTGATATAGATGGCGATGATGAAGAACAAGAGTTATTAGAAGATAAAAATGCTTGA
- a CDS encoding 2-hydroxycarboxylate transporter family protein has translation MKEKQIGGVNLYAFCVFALIVFLTCYFGKLPKDMVGGLAVTMILGILLGEIGMKVPVLKDIGGPAILSIFVPSCMVYYGLLNQNSIDAITFFIKQSNFLYLYISVLVVGSILSMKRAILIAGFLKMFIPLFIGTFLAIVVAYLIGSITSIGGAHAVFYIAIPILSGGVGEGIIPLSAAYSEILGNADSTNIIALLAPAAMLGNLFAIAYAGYLKNLALKKPHLSGNGLLVKTKEENINSLNDDTLPFDIKLMGAGLLVAVCYFLIGKLLNMIIPIPAPIIMIIMAAITKVLNIMPKSLEYGANFIYQFVSKNLTWALLVGVGVIWTPWKDVIAAINIAFIVICFSVVTTMALTGYLCARFLNMFEIECSCVMVCHSGLGGTGDVAILGSCNRMELMPFAQISTRIGGACTVIAATFLFAQFGV, from the coding sequence ATGAAAGAAAAACAAATCGGCGGTGTAAATTTATACGCATTTTGTGTATTTGCACTTATTGTATTTTTAACTTGCTATTTTGGCAAACTTCCTAAGGATATGGTAGGCGGACTTGCTGTTACTATGATTTTAGGAATATTACTTGGCGAAATAGGTATGAAAGTTCCTGTTTTAAAAGATATCGGCGGACCTGCGATATTAAGTATTTTCGTTCCGTCTTGCATGGTTTATTATGGCTTATTAAATCAAAACTCAATAGATGCTATAACATTTTTCATTAAGCAATCTAACTTCTTATATCTTTATATAAGTGTTTTAGTAGTTGGAAGTATTCTTAGTATGAAAAGAGCAATTTTAATTGCAGGGTTTTTAAAAATGTTTATTCCTTTATTTATAGGAACATTTTTAGCTATTGTAGTTGCTTATTTAATAGGCTCAATTACTAGCATTGGCGGAGCTCATGCAGTATTTTATATAGCAATTCCTATTTTAAGTGGTGGTGTTGGTGAAGGAATTATTCCACTAAGTGCTGCTTATTCAGAGATTTTAGGAAATGCTGATTCAACTAATATAATAGCACTTCTTGCACCTGCTGCAATGCTAGGAAACTTATTTGCAATCGCTTATGCAGGATATTTAAAAAATCTAGCTTTAAAAAAGCCACATTTAAGTGGAAACGGACTTTTAGTAAAAACTAAAGAAGAAAATATCAATTCATTAAATGATGATACCTTGCCTTTTGATATTAAATTAATGGGCGCTGGTTTGCTTGTTGCAGTATGCTATTTCTTAATAGGAAAATTATTAAATATGATAATTCCAATTCCAGCTCCAATCATTATGATTATTATGGCTGCTATTACAAAAGTTTTAAACATAATGCCAAAAAGCTTAGAGTATGGTGCAAATTTTATCTATCAATTTGTAAGCAAAAACCTAACTTGGGCTCTTTTAGTAGGTGTTGGAGTTATTTGGACACCTTGGAAAGATGTAATCGCTGCAATTAATATTGCTTTTATCGTAATTTGCTTTAGCGTAGTTACTACAATGGCTCTTACAGGATATTTATGTGCAAGATTTTTAAATATGTTTGAGATTGAATGCTCTTGCGTTATGGTTTGTCACTCAGGACTTGGTGGCACAGGAGATGTTGCAATTCTAGGCTCATGCAATAGAATGGAACTTATGCCATTTGCACAGATTTCAACTAGAATTGGTGGAGCTTGCACGGTTATAGCTGCTACATTTTTATTTGCACAATTTGGAGTTTAA
- the tatB gene encoding Sec-independent protein translocase protein TatB: MSLMEIVIILIVAVLVLGPEKLPGTIVEIAKILKAVKKQINEAKSSIENEINISELKDEARKYKEEITKANDSIRKKLSFEEFDEIKNTLSDFEKDAQKAVNSTIDSVNATNEIPNSNSSDEKEEKLSKREQFLKEKSENV, translated from the coding sequence ATGAGTTTGATGGAAATAGTAATTATTTTAATAGTTGCAGTTTTAGTTTTAGGACCTGAAAAATTACCAGGAACTATCGTAGAAATCGCAAAGATTTTAAAAGCAGTTAAAAAACAAATCAATGAAGCAAAATCTAGTATAGAAAATGAAATCAATATAAGTGAGCTTAAAGATGAAGCTAGAAAATACAAAGAAGAAATCACAAAAGCAAACGATAGCATTAGAAAAAAGCTTAGTTTTGAAGAATTTGATGAGATTAAAAATACTTTAAGCGATTTTGAAAAAGACGCACAAAAGGCTGTAAATAGCACAATTGATAGCGTAAATGCTACAAATGAAATTCCTAATTCAAATTCTAGCGATGAAAAAGAAGAAAAACTTAGCAAAAGAGAACAATTTTTAAAAGAAAAGAGTGAAAATGTTTGA
- the hypE gene encoding hydrogenase expression/formation protein HypE codes for MNKQVLLSYGGGGIEMNDFLNDFVLKNINSDNSQGLSEDAAVCDGFSKIAFSTDSFVLDPLFIKGANIGKIAACGSINDVLMMGAKPKYLTLGLILEEGFNLDELKIILNDLSKTAKEFEIGIKCGDLKVVPKGKADKIYINTTCIGDALGFTKNNNIGTKSIKEDDVIIISADVGRHGACVMAEREGFSYDISSDAKCLYNEVKDILKYDIKCLRDATRGGLASVLNELSRASKLDFIINESDIKVSDGVLGLCELLGFEALELANEGTFVCICDKKDANEVLKELRKYNEFANIIGYTKKSSNPSVILNTNYGGSRLLQMPKGELLPRIC; via the coding sequence ATGAATAAGCAAGTATTATTAAGTTATGGCGGTGGCGGAATTGAAATGAATGATTTTTTAAATGATTTCGTTTTAAAAAATATTAATTCGGATAATTCTCAAGGGCTTAGCGAAGATGCGGCTGTTTGTGATGGTTTTAGCAAAATAGCGTTTTCTACTGATTCATTTGTGCTTGATCCTTTATTTATAAAAGGTGCAAATATAGGCAAAATTGCAGCTTGTGGCTCTATTAATGATGTTTTAATGATGGGAGCTAAGCCAAAATATCTTACTTTAGGTCTTATTTTAGAAGAAGGCTTTAATTTAGATGAATTAAAAATAATCTTAAATGATTTATCAAAAACTGCAAAAGAATTTGAAATAGGAATTAAGTGTGGGGATTTAAAGGTAGTTCCTAAAGGAAAAGCCGATAAAATTTATATAAATACAACTTGCATAGGTGATGCTTTAGGCTTTACTAAAAATAATAACATAGGAACAAAAAGCATAAAAGAAGATGATGTAATTATAATAAGTGCTGATGTAGGTAGGCACGGAGCTTGTGTAATGGCTGAAAGAGAAGGGTTTTCTTATGATATAAGCAGTGATGCAAAGTGCTTATATAATGAAGTAAAAGACATTTTAAAATACGATATAAAATGCTTAAGAGATGCAACTCGTGGTGGTCTTGCAAGTGTGTTAAATGAATTATCAAGAGCTTCTAAGCTAGATTTTATTATAAATGAAAGCGATATTAAAGTAAGTGATGGAGTTTTAGGGCTTTGTGAATTGCTAGGTTTTGAAGCTTTAGAACTTGCTAATGAGGGAACTTTTGTTTGTATTTGTGATAAAAAAGACGCTAATGAAGTCTTAAAAGAATTAAGAAAATACAATGAATTCGCAAATATTATAGGCTATACAAAAAAATCAAGCAATCCAAGTGTGATTTTAAATACAAATTATGGTGGTAGCAGACTTTTACAAATGCCAAAAGGCGAATTATTGCCAAGGATTTGCTAA
- a CDS encoding sensor histidine kinase produces the protein MKLFTKITLTFFLISFIVLSITSTFLFFQSKKLIENEISHKIEAISKTLANNINLNDANLNENINKLSKDLNLDFIVIIDSSYKRLTHPNKNLLGTLVEGGDANRAISKAESYISIAKGSLKRSIRSFSPIIKDEKVVGAVIVGVFVDYLNQIIFEENKYNIALVIALIIIILLSAKLLNKNIKNVLFGLEPKQIANLLARQNAILKTLNDGIIAVDDKNTITLINDKAKEIFKLALVDDDLIGKNANIIPHSNMNEVLSTKKAEINQEQKLNDITILTTRIPFFIDNNFAGVVASFKDLREVKKLASELLDTKKYVDALRANHHEFSNKLHIINALIENNKFNEAKNFCDELINKNQDNLNRLTYNIKDKVILAFFESKFAFLQELKINVILNKKSSLSNLDDINMQNDIISILSNLINNSIDALNNIKNKKIEIFIKNNKNYLKIQCKDNGCGIKDKANLFTKGYSTKGELRGYGLYLCAKIAANYDGLISVSNLKQGSSFSVTLRINND, from the coding sequence ATGAAACTATTTACAAAAATTACTTTAACATTTTTTTTAATTTCTTTTATAGTTTTAAGCATTACTTCTACATTTTTATTTTTTCAAAGCAAAAAATTAATTGAAAATGAAATAAGCCATAAAATAGAAGCTATTTCTAAAACCTTAGCAAACAATATAAATCTAAACGATGCTAATCTAAACGAAAATATAAACAAACTAAGCAAAGACTTAAACCTAGATTTTATAGTAATCATTGATAGCTCTTATAAAAGATTAACCCATCCAAATAAAAATCTTTTAGGAACTTTAGTTGAAGGTGGAGATGCTAATAGAGCAATTAGTAAAGCAGAAAGCTATATATCAATAGCAAAGGGCTCATTAAAGCGTTCAATTAGAAGCTTTAGTCCTATAATAAAAGATGAAAAAGTTGTAGGTGCTGTAATCGTTGGTGTTTTTGTTGATTATCTAAATCAAATTATCTTTGAAGAAAATAAATACAATATCGCCTTAGTAATTGCACTAATAATTATAATTTTATTATCAGCAAAATTATTAAATAAAAATATCAAAAATGTTTTATTTGGTTTAGAGCCAAAGCAAATCGCAAATCTTTTAGCAAGACAAAACGCAATTTTAAAAACCTTAAACGATGGCATAATAGCCGTTGATGACAAAAACACAATAACTCTAATAAACGATAAAGCAAAAGAGATTTTTAAACTAGCCTTAGTAGATGATGATTTAATAGGTAAAAACGCTAATATAATTCCGCATTCAAATATGAATGAAGTCTTAAGCACTAAAAAAGCTGAAATCAATCAAGAGCAAAAGCTAAATGATATAACCATTCTAACGACTAGAATTCCATTCTTTATAGATAATAACTTTGCAGGCGTAGTTGCGTCTTTTAAAGATTTAAGAGAGGTTAAAAAACTAGCTAGTGAATTATTAGATACTAAAAAATATGTAGATGCACTAAGAGCAAATCATCATGAGTTCTCAAACAAATTACACATAATAAACGCTTTGATAGAAAATAATAAATTTAATGAAGCAAAGAATTTTTGCGATGAACTAATAAACAAAAATCAAGATAATTTAAACAGACTTACATACAACATAAAAGATAAAGTAATATTAGCCTTTTTTGAAAGTAAATTTGCATTCTTACAAGAGCTAAAAATAAATGTAATTCTTAATAAAAAATCATCACTTAGCAATCTTGATGATATAAATATGCAAAACGATATTATAAGCATACTTTCAAATCTAATAAATAATTCAATAGATGCTTTAAATAATATAAAAAATAAAAAGATAGAAATATTTATAAAAAACAATAAAAACTACCTTAAAATTCAATGCAAAGACAATGGCTGTGGTATAAAAGATAAAGCAAATTTATTTACCAAAGGCTATTCTACAAAAGGAGAATTAAGAGGGTATGGGCTTTATTTATGTGCTAAAATTGCAGCTAATTATGACGGCTTAATAAGTGTTAGTAATTTAAAACAAGGTAGTTCATTTAGTGTAACTTTAAGGATTAATAATGATTAA